In Methylomonas sp. MK1, the following are encoded in one genomic region:
- a CDS encoding Eco57I restriction-modification methylase domain-containing protein, whose product MQSKTMGYTLEQQFPINKAGQNGGQGKADLALGWFGNSELPNTPQVLCEFKDVRSGLDKPQNRKGNDRSPVKQCADYLKYASEQFTPYGNEKIQPTWGIVTDMKEFRLYWKSRMPQQCERFDIAEMIGQTESARQQRFLFSRVFHHDGLMNQGGESPLQSLLAAQRVRESKLEKGFYFEYRDFRTTLFKTLLAHNPNYQTNQRQLVRLSQKLLDRFLFILFCEDMGQRLDFPVNLLRDILSKESQDQHFDPEDVELWDGKIKRIFRVMREGGLFKPHTINRFNGGLFAEDDALEKLTVPNKVFCAVNQGSDAAALQSRYNNLLYFSANYNFGIEDSGERAVGLYALGRIFEQSITDLEIMEAEAAGTASLMKLSKRKTDGVYYTPEWVTAYIVEETLGLRLREIRAELGQANFSQLDAAQIDADHGITTGKLKPNTQSMRYFAWLGSYEQSLSKIKVLDPACGSGAFLIQALKRLLQEYEWIASERRRISYAHRQTQLFDLAKAYSNILTHNLFGVDINPESVEITKLALWLHTALPGEPLSSLDNNILCGNSLVDWDIETVIGPLTDEQRQRINPFTYSKAFESVFAAGGFDVIIGNPPYIKLQNMRQLQSETTDYWVKARQAPPGVEKIDQPPKFLSTQTGNYDIYLPFIEYSIGLLNPQGRMGFIAPNVWTVNEYGEGLRKKLHDTQQLERWVDFKSYQIFEEAITYTALQFFTGQAVDGIKLHFAPHGNSDLSALEWANIEAQPYAELSTTGAWQFMPIVERKLIEKLGNNCKRLDDESLTTAIFQGLITSADNIYHLTKLSAGRYISHADKPNPVEVAIEDNLMRPLVSGQEAKRYQTPNTETYLLFPYKLDETKPRLYTQAEMAALFPKGWSYLKQHEYALRKREGGKFDTDTWYQFGRNQNIDKQNTKKLLIPRLVIKLFCAVDFNGEYWMDNVDVGGVLVSQPAELFYIAGILNAPVANYVWRRISKPFQHDYYSANKQFIAPLPIPNATLEQKKQVAELAEKLQTAHSQYRDSLQKLDKRLGHNQMLDDRTKQSPRWLWPDLPEVTQLKSSSEAQDAGLKSAALTAWAKQTAQAALERKLQKLALRLSPNVRLNVYVDDGEVILQADGINVFSVFADEQDAVWIAAQWRQVIRKNRITPSVTATDVLKWLLNLKQTENASLRQQILDLDKQLEKLQSDIEGLEHTINALIYKLYDLNNNEIALIENQ is encoded by the coding sequence ATGCAGTCCAAAACTATGGGCTATACCCTGGAGCAACAATTTCCCATTAACAAAGCGGGACAAAATGGCGGCCAAGGCAAGGCGGATTTGGCGCTCGGTTGGTTCGGAAATTCTGAGCTTCCCAACACGCCGCAAGTGTTATGTGAGTTTAAAGACGTTCGTTCCGGGTTGGACAAGCCCCAAAATCGAAAAGGTAATGACCGCTCCCCGGTCAAGCAATGCGCTGATTACCTGAAATATGCCAGCGAGCAGTTCACACCTTACGGTAACGAAAAAATCCAACCCACCTGGGGCATTGTCACCGACATGAAGGAATTCCGTTTGTATTGGAAATCTCGTATGCCTCAACAATGCGAACGCTTTGATATTGCAGAGATGATCGGACAAACCGAGAGCGCCCGCCAGCAACGTTTTTTGTTTAGCCGTGTATTTCATCATGACGGGTTGATGAACCAGGGTGGCGAATCACCCTTGCAAAGCCTGCTTGCCGCTCAACGAGTGCGGGAAAGCAAACTGGAAAAAGGTTTTTATTTTGAATACCGTGATTTCCGGACCACGCTGTTCAAAACCTTGTTGGCCCATAACCCGAATTACCAAACCAATCAGCGCCAACTGGTACGTCTCAGTCAGAAATTACTCGACCGGTTTTTATTCATCCTGTTTTGCGAAGACATGGGCCAGCGGCTCGACTTCCCGGTTAATTTGTTGCGGGACATACTCAGCAAAGAGAGCCAAGATCAACACTTTGACCCGGAAGACGTCGAACTTTGGGACGGGAAAATCAAGCGTATATTTCGAGTCATGCGAGAAGGTGGATTGTTCAAACCGCACACCATCAACCGTTTCAATGGTGGCTTGTTTGCGGAAGATGATGCCCTGGAAAAGCTGACGGTTCCCAACAAGGTTTTTTGCGCAGTCAACCAAGGCAGCGATGCGGCGGCGCTACAAAGTCGGTATAACAATCTGCTGTATTTTTCCGCCAACTACAACTTTGGCATCGAAGATAGCGGCGAGCGTGCAGTTGGCCTGTATGCGCTGGGCCGCATTTTTGAACAATCGATTACCGACCTGGAAATCATGGAGGCCGAAGCCGCGGGCACAGCCTCGTTGATGAAGCTCAGCAAACGTAAAACCGACGGCGTGTACTACACGCCCGAATGGGTGACTGCCTATATCGTTGAGGAAACGTTAGGCTTGCGGCTGAGGGAAATTCGCGCCGAACTGGGACAGGCTAACTTTAGCCAACTTGACGCCGCGCAAATTGATGCAGACCACGGCATAACTACCGGCAAACTAAAGCCAAATACTCAAAGCATGCGTTATTTCGCTTGGCTGGGCAGCTATGAGCAAAGCTTATCCAAAATCAAGGTTCTCGACCCTGCTTGCGGAAGCGGTGCATTCCTGATTCAAGCCTTGAAACGTCTGTTACAGGAATACGAATGGATTGCGTCCGAACGCCGGCGTATCAGTTATGCCCATCGGCAAACCCAACTTTTTGACCTAGCCAAAGCCTACAGCAACATATTGACTCATAACCTGTTTGGTGTGGACATCAACCCGGAATCGGTCGAAATCACCAAATTGGCTCTTTGGCTGCATACTGCGTTGCCGGGAGAGCCGTTGTCTTCGTTGGACAACAATATTCTTTGCGGTAATAGTTTGGTCGATTGGGACATCGAAACGGTGATCGGCCCCTTGACTGACGAACAACGCCAACGCATCAACCCGTTTACCTACTCAAAGGCGTTTGAATCGGTGTTTGCCGCCGGCGGCTTTGACGTCATCATCGGTAACCCGCCCTACATTAAATTGCAGAACATGCGACAACTGCAATCCGAAACCACCGACTATTGGGTCAAAGCACGACAAGCACCGCCGGGTGTCGAAAAAATCGATCAACCACCTAAATTCCTCAGTACTCAAACCGGCAACTATGATATTTACCTGCCGTTCATCGAATACAGTATCGGGCTGTTGAACCCCCAAGGCCGCATGGGCTTTATTGCGCCAAATGTCTGGACAGTCAACGAATACGGCGAAGGCTTGCGCAAGAAACTTCACGATACGCAGCAATTGGAACGCTGGGTGGATTTCAAGAGTTACCAGATTTTCGAGGAAGCAATCACCTATACTGCCCTGCAATTCTTTACCGGCCAAGCTGTTGATGGCATCAAATTGCACTTTGCACCCCATGGCAATAGCGATCTTTCGGCGCTGGAATGGGCGAATATCGAAGCTCAACCCTATGCGGAATTGTCCACTACGGGTGCTTGGCAATTTATGCCGATTGTAGAACGTAAGTTGATTGAAAAACTTGGAAATAACTGCAAGCGCCTTGATGACGAAAGCTTAACAACGGCCATTTTTCAGGGCTTGATCACCAGCGCCGACAATATTTACCACTTAACCAAACTCAGTGCTGGGCGATACATCTCCCATGCTGACAAGCCCAATCCTGTCGAAGTCGCAATTGAAGATAATTTGATGCGCCCGCTGGTTTCTGGTCAGGAAGCCAAGCGTTATCAAACACCCAATACCGAAACCTATCTGTTATTTCCGTACAAATTAGACGAAACCAAGCCACGGCTTTACACACAAGCTGAGATGGCAGCGCTTTTCCCTAAAGGGTGGTCATACCTGAAACAACATGAATACGCTCTGCGCAAACGAGAAGGTGGAAAATTCGACACCGATACTTGGTATCAATTTGGACGCAATCAAAATATTGACAAACAAAATACCAAGAAGTTACTAATACCGAGATTGGTAATCAAGCTGTTCTGCGCAGTTGATTTCAACGGCGAATATTGGATGGATAACGTGGATGTCGGAGGTGTACTGGTATCTCAACCTGCAGAACTGTTTTATATCGCAGGAATACTAAACGCACCTGTTGCCAATTATGTCTGGCGACGCATTTCAAAGCCGTTTCAACATGATTACTATTCGGCCAATAAACAATTCATCGCCCCTTTGCCGATCCCGAATGCGACGCTGGAACAGAAAAAACAAGTCGCCGAGCTGGCCGAAAAATTACAAACCGCCCACAGCCAATACCGCGATAGTCTACAAAAGCTCGACAAACGGCTTGGACACAACCAAATGCTGGACGACCGCACTAAGCAATCCCCGCGTTGGCTATGGCCCGATCTACCCGAAGTTACCCAACTTAAAAGCAGCTCAGAAGCTCAGGATGCCGGCTTGAAGAGCGCGGCGCTGACCGCATGGGCAAAACAGACCGCGCAAGCGGCCCTGGAGAGAAAATTACAAAAACTGGCGCTACGGCTCAGCCCCAATGTCAGGCTGAACGTCTATGTAGATGATGGCGAAGTGATATTGCAGGCCGATGGTATCAACGTTTTCAGCGTGTTTGCCGATGAACAAGATGCCGTTTGGATCGCGGCGCAATGGAGGCAGGTAATACGCAAAAACCGTATCACACCCAGCGTCACGGCAACTGACGTACTGAAATGGTTGCTTAACCTAAAACAAACTGAAAATGCCAGCTTGCGCCAACAAATTCTCGATTTAGATAAGCAGCTCGAAAAGTTACAATCTGACATTGAAGGGCTTGAGCACACCATCAATGCATTGATTTACAAGCTTTACGATCTTAATAACAATGAAATTGCACTAATTGAAAACCAATAG
- a CDS encoding GNAT family N-acetyltransferase: MLELTFSRAEPVDAEQLAALINSAYRGESSRQGWTTEADLLDGRRTDATDILDLISREESMILLCRRQAGLLGSVHLQKIDQQVQIGMLAVAPAMQGLGIGKRLLAAAEAEAKQAWLVKHFVMAVIPCRTELMAFYERRGYQRTGTIKAFPVNPALWQPKVVGLSLELLEKHL, translated from the coding sequence ATGTTGGAACTGACATTTTCCAGAGCCGAGCCGGTAGATGCGGAGCAACTGGCGGCGCTGATCAATTCGGCGTATCGCGGCGAATCCAGCCGGCAGGGCTGGACCACCGAAGCCGATTTGCTGGACGGCCGGCGTACCGATGCTACGGATATTCTGGACTTAATCAGCCGTGAAGAATCGATGATTCTGCTGTGTCGGCGGCAGGCTGGTTTACTGGGCTCAGTGCATTTACAAAAAATTGATCAGCAGGTGCAAATCGGCATGTTGGCGGTGGCGCCGGCTATGCAAGGTCTGGGAATTGGCAAGCGTTTGTTGGCGGCGGCCGAAGCGGAGGCCAAGCAAGCTTGGTTGGTTAAACACTTCGTGATGGCGGTGATCCCTTGTCGGACTGAGCTAATGGCTTTTTACGAACGGCGCGGCTACCAGCGCACCGGGACTATTAAGGCGTTTCCGGTAAATCCGGCATTGTGGCAACCTAAAGTGGTCGGTTTGTCTTTGGAATTATTGGAGAAGCATCTCTAA
- a CDS encoding type II toxin-antitoxin system VapC family toxin: MIIADSGFWIALADKNDKHHAKADASAIALDEKLITSFPVMTEVCHLLLKRQGVAAQLRFMQMYLLGAFDVFEIQERHKARIVELMRQYADLPMDLADASLVLLAEDLGHGRIFSTDQRDFHTYRWKNTRPFQNLLLP, encoded by the coding sequence TTGATCATCGCCGATTCCGGGTTTTGGATTGCCTTGGCTGATAAAAACGACAAGCACCATGCGAAAGCCGATGCCTCCGCCATAGCTTTGGATGAAAAATTGATAACGTCGTTTCCGGTGATGACGGAGGTTTGCCATCTGTTGTTAAAACGGCAAGGCGTGGCCGCTCAATTGCGTTTCATGCAAATGTACCTGTTGGGCGCGTTTGACGTGTTTGAAATACAAGAACGACACAAAGCCCGCATCGTGGAGTTGATGAGGCAATATGCCGACTTGCCGATGGATTTAGCCGACGCTTCGCTGGTGCTGCTGGCCGAAGACCTGGGGCACGGCAGGATTTTCAGCACCGACCAGCGCGATTTTCATACCTACCGCTGGAAAAATACCCGGCCTTTTCAAAATCTGTTGTTACCTTGA
- a CDS encoding type II toxin-antitoxin system HicB family antitoxin, translated as MRFFVAVEPGDEDHAFGVVVPDLPGCFSAGDTLDEAFENAKEAIDLWCETVIEDGAMIPPGKTLAEHQADPEFAGWVWSIVEVPVERYLGPADKVNITLPKLLLTRIDEYAKAHGATRSGFLAQAARQAMR; from the coding sequence ATGAGATTTTTTGTTGCGGTAGAGCCAGGTGATGAGGATCATGCTTTTGGCGTAGTGGTGCCCGATTTGCCGGGTTGCTTTTCGGCAGGCGACACCCTGGACGAGGCATTCGAAAACGCAAAAGAAGCCATTGATCTATGGTGCGAAACAGTTATCGAAGATGGTGCAATGATTCCACCCGGCAAAACGCTAGCGGAACACCAAGCAGACCCAGAATTTGCCGGTTGGGTATGGTCTATCGTTGAAGTGCCGGTAGAGCGGTATTTAGGCCCAGCCGATAAGGTCAATATTACCTTGCCAAAACTATTGCTGACCCGAATCGACGAATATGCCAAAGCTCACGGCGCTACGCGTTCCGGGTTCTTGGCGCAAGCAGCACGGCAGGCAATGCGTTAA
- a CDS encoding DUF7230 family protein gives MRKQNPSKDLQAKPCKNPVAKFAHQFNKAQIFADKTRYRRKAKHAGLEPFVIVAYSAITKGSRPVAIASVNKQSRALAA, from the coding sequence ATGAGAAAACAAAACCCCAGCAAGGACTTGCAAGCCAAGCCCTGCAAAAACCCGGTGGCGAAATTCGCCCATCAGTTCAACAAAGCGCAGATTTTCGCCGACAAAACCCGGTATCGTCGCAAAGCCAAACATGCAGGCCTGGAGCCTTTCGTAATCGTTGCCTACTCAGCAATTACGAAAGGCTCCAGGCCAGTCGCCATCGCTTCTGTCAACAAACAGTCGCGAGCACTTGCCGCTTAA
- a CDS encoding Lon protease family protein produces MLEQLKLPVSALKLAIDLPSAAPSEQPNAILGQTRAQSALAFGIAMKAPGYNIFVMGDPGTGRLSMVSHYLSTYAEQQESPLSYAYVDNFENQREPVAIELPSGEGHAFAKDIEKLIDDVLATFPAAFESPSYQQKKTAIERRFNQRYNAAIDLVDGKAREMSVALYRDSDTITFLPIRNDKALDEDQFTLLPQAERDAFHQHTEELEEYLGDALLELPQWRRTLVEETRQLDNDTIKQALEPLLAELNTKYQNVDDVITYLAEIEKSLSNTIGELLMPSRSQDSREIIAKRLALIEQYLPNILVDCKHDGNGAPVIYEPHPIYQNLFGRIEYISDQGTLVTSYRRICPGSLHRANGGYLILDAEKVLTYPFVWEGLKRALQAGRIEIESPYSELGINTITLKPGVIPLNVKVILVGSRDIYYLLEELDSEFNEMFRVLADFDDHIKRSPDNVGQFVTLLKRHATDSGAKALTDAALLRLIEYSCRLAENQQRLSAHVNSCLEIIAEANLLASQTQAVNIDKTEIELALAAREQRNGRIAEAILEEMLEGTILIDTDGEAIGKVNGLTVMDIGGSSFGAPARITATVHPGSRGIVDIEREVELGQPIHSKGVMILSGYLGHCYAQQFPLAISASIAMEQSYGHIDGDSASLAELCCLISALTRTPIQQGFAMTGSINQYGEVQAIGGVNEKIEGFFELCAARGLTGRQAVIIPASNKRNLMLKQQVVDAVEQGLFAIYTVSNVDEALSLLTGQNAGTINAESQYPEGSVNFRAVARLKEISDMSADEDKETETG; encoded by the coding sequence ATGCTTGAACAATTGAAATTGCCGGTCTCGGCCTTGAAGCTGGCGATTGATTTGCCCAGCGCAGCGCCAAGCGAACAACCCAACGCCATCCTCGGCCAAACGCGCGCCCAATCGGCTCTAGCCTTTGGCATTGCAATGAAGGCGCCGGGCTACAACATCTTCGTGATGGGCGATCCCGGTACTGGCCGCTTGTCCATGGTCAGCCATTATTTAAGCACCTATGCCGAACAGCAAGAATCGCCGCTGTCTTATGCTTACGTCGATAACTTCGAGAACCAGCGCGAACCGGTGGCTATCGAACTGCCGTCCGGCGAAGGGCACGCCTTTGCCAAAGACATCGAAAAACTGATCGACGATGTGCTGGCCACCTTTCCGGCCGCCTTCGAAAGCCCTAGTTACCAACAAAAAAAGACGGCGATAGAGCGCCGCTTTAACCAGCGTTACAACGCCGCCATCGATCTGGTAGACGGCAAAGCCCGCGAGATGAGCGTGGCGCTGTACCGCGACAGCGATACCATCACTTTTCTACCCATCCGCAACGACAAGGCACTGGACGAAGACCAATTCACCTTGCTGCCGCAAGCCGAGCGCGATGCTTTTCATCAACATACCGAAGAACTGGAAGAATATCTCGGCGACGCATTGCTGGAACTGCCGCAGTGGCGGCGCACGCTGGTCGAAGAAACACGCCAGCTGGACAACGACACCATCAAGCAAGCCTTGGAGCCGCTGCTGGCCGAGCTGAACACCAAATACCAAAACGTCGACGACGTGATTACTTATCTGGCAGAGATCGAAAAAAGCCTAAGCAACACCATCGGGGAGTTGCTGATGCCCAGCCGCAGCCAGGATAGCCGGGAGATCATCGCCAAGCGCTTGGCGCTAATCGAGCAATATCTGCCCAATATCCTCGTAGATTGCAAACACGACGGCAACGGCGCGCCAGTGATTTACGAACCGCATCCGATCTATCAAAACCTGTTCGGCCGCATTGAGTACATCAGTGACCAAGGCACCTTGGTGACCAGTTACCGGCGCATTTGCCCCGGCTCCTTACATCGCGCCAACGGTGGTTATCTGATTCTGGATGCTGAAAAAGTGCTGACTTATCCCTTCGTTTGGGAAGGCTTGAAACGGGCCCTGCAAGCCGGCCGCATCGAAATCGAGTCACCGTATTCAGAGCTTGGCATCAATACCATCACGCTGAAACCCGGCGTGATTCCGCTCAATGTCAAAGTTATACTGGTTGGCTCGCGCGATATTTATTACCTCTTAGAAGAACTGGATAGCGAGTTCAACGAGATGTTCCGGGTGTTGGCCGACTTTGATGATCACATCAAACGCAGCCCGGACAATGTCGGCCAATTTGTGACATTGCTAAAACGCCACGCCACCGACTCCGGCGCCAAAGCCTTGACCGATGCGGCTTTGCTACGCTTGATCGAGTACAGTTGCCGGCTGGCGGAAAACCAGCAGCGCCTGTCCGCACACGTGAATAGCTGCCTGGAAATCATCGCCGAAGCCAATTTACTGGCAAGCCAAACCCAGGCCGTCAACATTGATAAAACCGAAATCGAATTGGCGCTGGCCGCCCGCGAGCAACGCAATGGCCGCATCGCCGAAGCCATTCTGGAAGAAATGCTGGAAGGGACCATCCTGATCGACACCGACGGCGAAGCCATCGGCAAGGTCAACGGCTTAACAGTGATGGACATTGGCGGCAGCAGCTTCGGCGCGCCGGCGCGGATCACCGCCACCGTGCATCCCGGCTCCAGAGGCATTGTCGACATCGAACGCGAAGTGGAACTGGGCCAACCCATCCATTCCAAAGGCGTGATGATTTTGAGCGGCTATCTGGGCCACTGTTACGCTCAGCAATTTCCGTTGGCCATCTCCGCCAGCATTGCGATGGAACAGTCTTACGGCCACATCGACGGCGACAGCGCCTCCTTGGCCGAGTTGTGCTGCCTGATTTCCGCACTGACGCGCACGCCGATTCAACAAGGCTTCGCGATGACCGGCTCGATCAATCAATACGGCGAAGTGCAAGCCATCGGCGGCGTCAACGAAAAAATCGAAGGCTTTTTTGAGTTGTGCGCGGCGCGCGGTTTGACGGGTAGACAAGCGGTGATCATCCCGGCATCGAACAAACGCAATCTGATGCTGAAACAACAAGTGGTGGATGCGGTCGAGCAAGGCTTGTTTGCGATTTACACGGTATCCAATGTCGACGAAGCCCTGAGCCTGCTAACCGGTCAGAACGCTGGAACGATCAACGCCGAAAGCCAATATCCGGAAGGCAGCGTTAACTTCAGAGCGGTGGCGCGCTTGAAGGAAATTTCGGATATGTCGGCGGACGAGGATAAAGAAACCGAGACCGGATAG
- the ribA gene encoding GTP cyclohydrolase II translates to MKASIEDKVQTRIPTKHGEFILHYYSNSLDKKEHVAFVKGEVAGKEDVPVRIHSECFTGDVLGSRRCDCGEQLDMALDLINTAGCGVLIYLRQEGRGIGLLKKLQAYNLQDQGLDTVDANIKLGHLADERQYDIAALILNSLQVRSIELITNNPLKIDELTKLGIKVNNRIAIETRIHQDNLEYLKTKAERMSHMLSMPNSK, encoded by the coding sequence GTGAAAGCAAGCATAGAAGATAAAGTTCAAACCCGGATTCCCACCAAGCACGGCGAATTCATCCTGCACTACTACAGCAACAGCCTCGATAAAAAAGAACATGTAGCCTTCGTCAAAGGCGAAGTAGCCGGCAAGGAAGACGTGCCGGTACGCATCCATTCAGAGTGTTTTACCGGCGATGTGTTGGGCTCACGGCGCTGCGATTGCGGCGAACAGCTGGATATGGCCCTGGATTTGATCAACACCGCCGGCTGCGGGGTCTTGATTTATCTACGTCAGGAAGGCCGCGGCATCGGCTTGCTGAAAAAACTCCAGGCTTACAATCTGCAAGACCAAGGCCTGGATACCGTCGATGCCAATATCAAACTCGGACACTTGGCCGATGAGCGTCAGTACGACATTGCCGCGCTGATTCTGAACAGCTTGCAAGTGCGCTCCATCGAGTTAATCACTAATAATCCTTTGAAAATCGACGAACTGACCAAGCTGGGGATTAAGGTGAACAACCGCATCGCCATCGAAACCCGCATTCATCAAGACAATCTTGAATATCTGAAAACCAAAGCCGAACGCATGAGCCACATGCTGTCGATGCCTAACAGCAAATAA
- a CDS encoding response regulator — translation MKFSDHDFKARVLIVDDMKLMREILRKFLESDGYLVQSASNGLDAWQLLNGSEQPFDIVVTDRDMPQMDGMELLAKIKGDPRFAELPVIFQTGISSRDAIVEGINAGVYHYLTKPYDEKVLLAFVASAIDDSRRHKALKTRITNKRVALSLLRKAEFGFRTLNEIKGLTTLLADLSCNPEKVATGLSELLLNSVEHGNLGISYQEKTELVSQGRWREEIERRLNQPEYEDKFVVVKIVREATRTTFTIKDQGQGFDPSNFLTFSPERATDLHGRGIALSRMLSFDSLDYLGNGNQVVATVNSPSN, via the coding sequence TTGAAATTTTCTGACCATGACTTTAAAGCCAGGGTATTGATCGTCGATGACATGAAACTTATGCGGGAAATACTCCGCAAATTCTTGGAGTCAGACGGTTACCTGGTTCAATCCGCCAGCAACGGTTTAGATGCCTGGCAATTACTCAACGGCAGCGAACAACCCTTCGATATCGTCGTGACTGATCGGGATATGCCGCAGATGGATGGCATGGAATTGTTGGCCAAAATCAAAGGCGATCCGCGGTTCGCCGAGCTGCCAGTGATTTTTCAGACCGGAATTTCGTCACGGGACGCCATTGTGGAAGGCATCAATGCCGGGGTTTATCATTATCTGACCAAACCGTACGACGAAAAAGTTCTACTCGCTTTTGTGGCGTCAGCTATTGATGACAGCCGTCGCCACAAAGCGCTGAAAACCCGGATTACCAATAAGCGAGTAGCGCTAAGCTTGCTGCGCAAAGCGGAATTTGGCTTCCGGACCTTAAATGAAATCAAAGGTTTGACCACGCTGCTTGCCGACTTGTCATGCAACCCGGAAAAAGTCGCCACCGGACTTTCCGAGTTGCTGCTAAATTCTGTCGAACACGGTAATCTCGGCATCAGCTATCAAGAAAAAACCGAATTGGTTAGCCAGGGTCGTTGGCGTGAAGAAATCGAACGCCGGCTCAATCAGCCTGAATATGAAGATAAATTCGTGGTGGTTAAAATTGTCAGAGAAGCAACCCGCACCACCTTTACGATTAAAGATCAGGGTCAGGGCTTCGATCCTTCGAATTTCCTGACCTTCTCGCCGGAGCGCGCAACCGACCTGCACGGCCGGGGCATTGCTTTGTCCCGGATGTTGAGTTTCGACTCACTTGATTATCTTGGAAACGGCAATCAAGTCGTAGCCACGGTGAACAGCCCGAGCAATTGA
- a CDS encoding zinc ribbon domain-containing protein, which translates to MKPCPKCNRDVPPAEETCPHCGIVFAKYYKYHGDTNTLAAERQQVVITIDAPADTVFGDDAYRDNEAIFMGRCLLLPGFLLWSWLLITPGLASNAVGESFLHLVNLPFHEAGHVIFRPFGQFITSLGGTLGQLLMPAICMLTLLLKTRDPFGAGLCLWWVGENFLDIAPYINDARAGQLPLLGGNFGHSAPYGFHDWEYLLTESGLLAQDHTLAKLSQLLGAILMIAALIVCGYVLFKQRQALTGANPD; encoded by the coding sequence ATGAAGCCATGCCCTAAGTGCAATCGGGATGTGCCGCCCGCGGAGGAAACCTGCCCGCACTGCGGCATCGTCTTTGCAAAATATTACAAATACCACGGCGATACAAACACCCTGGCGGCGGAACGCCAGCAAGTTGTGATTACTATCGATGCTCCTGCGGACACGGTATTTGGTGACGACGCCTACCGGGACAACGAAGCCATCTTTATGGGCCGCTGCCTATTATTACCAGGATTTTTGCTGTGGAGCTGGTTGCTGATTACGCCGGGCTTGGCTAGCAATGCGGTCGGCGAATCGTTTCTGCATCTGGTCAACCTACCGTTTCACGAAGCCGGCCATGTGATTTTCCGGCCGTTCGGGCAATTTATCACCTCGCTGGGCGGCACGCTGGGACAACTCCTGATGCCGGCGATTTGCATGCTGACCTTATTGCTAAAAACCCGCGATCCTTTCGGGGCCGGCTTGTGCTTGTGGTGGGTGGGCGAGAATTTTCTGGATATTGCGCCGTATATCAATGACGCGCGCGCCGGACAACTACCCTTGCTAGGTGGCAATTTCGGCCATTCCGCGCCTTACGGTTTTCACGATTGGGAATATTTGCTGACAGAATCCGGCCTGTTGGCGCAGGATCATACTCTGGCAAAACTATCCCAGCTGCTGGGGGCGATATTGATGATCGCTGCGCTGATAGTCTGCGGCTACGTGCTGTTCAAACAACGGCAAGCGCTGACCGGGGCCAATCCGGACTAG